The following are encoded in a window of bacterium SCSIO 12643 genomic DNA:
- a CDS encoding DUF4345 domain-containing protein: MNYSKVVTGFLVLSGIIGLYVGISLVFFPVELQAQSNIIISNASHFSETRAPGTAILSASLIILIGAFRKNWKSISLLITSLFFLSYSIGRLISLTLDGMPAEGLFYAMIGELFIGVVALILLYKTETPQY; the protein is encoded by the coding sequence ATGAATTATTCAAAAGTAGTCACAGGCTTTTTAGTCTTATCCGGTATTATTGGCCTTTATGTGGGTATTAGCTTAGTATTTTTCCCGGTTGAACTACAAGCACAATCTAACATTATTATTAGCAATGCCAGTCACTTTAGTGAAACCAGAGCTCCAGGGACAGCCATTTTATCAGCAAGTTTGATAATCTTAATAGGCGCTTTTAGAAAAAACTGGAAATCCATTTCTCTTTTGATTACCTCCCTATTCTTCCTTTCGTATAGTATTGGAAGGTTGATCAGTTTAACACTGGATGGCATGCCAGCAGAAGGTCTTTTTTATGCTATGATTGGAGAACTGTTTATTGGAGTAGTTGCATTGATATTGCTTTATAAAACAGAAACACCTCAATACTAA
- a CDS encoding helix-turn-helix transcriptional regulator: protein MTTDIIEIDDFIVLIDKTDAQEAELFQCQFDDHIVGISFYGSGHVDIEVRYGNELQTLKSRKGMALSFYGDQGVRFSHKISQSAPLHSVSVFITLRNLKKQSSQKNALYLHHLKPLLNSNKSFEIGHQILMIPEMHQAVSKIFETPLQNSARALFLKSQVLELLSHYFGQIELGSRSEINPDEIKKIHQAKEILVENMNHPPSLNELSKLIGINSNKLKRNFKQIFGVPMFKYLQTQRLQRAYQLLNGKEMTVQEVAWFIGYESVSSFSNAFYKQYGCRPSEVLK from the coding sequence ATGACAACGGACATTATTGAAATTGATGATTTTATTGTCTTAATTGACAAAACTGATGCTCAGGAAGCTGAATTATTTCAATGTCAATTTGATGATCACATTGTCGGTATTTCATTTTACGGATCTGGTCATGTAGATATTGAAGTGAGATATGGAAACGAGTTGCAAACCTTGAAAAGTAGAAAAGGAATGGCACTTTCCTTTTATGGAGACCAAGGCGTTCGATTTTCACATAAAATATCCCAGTCGGCACCTCTGCATAGCGTAAGTGTATTTATAACGCTTCGTAACCTTAAAAAACAATCTTCTCAAAAAAACGCTTTATACCTTCATCATCTAAAACCACTATTGAATTCAAATAAGAGTTTTGAAATAGGTCATCAAATATTGATGATTCCGGAAATGCATCAGGCTGTCTCCAAAATTTTTGAAACCCCACTACAAAACTCCGCACGTGCACTATTTCTTAAAAGTCAGGTTCTGGAATTATTATCGCACTATTTCGGACAAATCGAGTTGGGTTCAAGGTCAGAAATTAACCCGGATGAAATAAAGAAAATTCATCAAGCCAAAGAGATTTTAGTCGAGAATATGAATCACCCTCCATCTCTGAACGAATTATCAAAACTCATAGGAATTAACAGCAATAAACTGAAACGAAACTTCAAACAAATATTTGGTGTTCCGATGTTTAAATACCTTCAAACACAAAGGTTACAAAGGGCATATCAATTGCTAAACGGCAAAGAAATGACCGTTCAAGAAGTCGCCTGGTTTATTGGTTATGAAAGTGTAAGTTCATTCTCCAATGCGTTTTACAAGCAATATGGTTGTAGACCAAGTGAAGTCTTAAAATAG
- a CDS encoding AraC family transcriptional regulator encodes MEYNTYPSHSELKALVKCYWTLEIPKEVPKGRQQVLSDGCMEMIFNLGDDIHRILPNNQYLLQPSSFIVGQINQPMWVEPTGKVASFAVRFHPGAFSYFTSVSMNDLADKDTPLKTLFEEKKVIEIEQKIKNATDTSKRILLLEDFLFSLLKEHINIPDLVASTIDKILQTNGALSIKDTLQSDPGKRRSLERKFTTLVGTSPKQLCKAIRFQKTLKALLNDNKTLTDIGYESEYYDQAHFIKDFKDFTGISPKQFYTDKNFTLSSLLYSKD; translated from the coding sequence ATGGAATACAACACCTATCCTTCCCATTCAGAATTAAAGGCACTTGTAAAATGCTATTGGACATTGGAGATTCCTAAAGAAGTACCCAAGGGTAGACAGCAAGTACTTTCAGACGGGTGTATGGAGATGATTTTTAATCTAGGCGATGACATCCATAGAATCCTACCCAATAACCAATATTTATTGCAACCCAGTTCTTTTATAGTTGGACAAATAAATCAGCCTATGTGGGTAGAACCTACCGGAAAAGTAGCGTCTTTCGCGGTTCGGTTCCATCCTGGTGCTTTTTCATATTTCACCTCTGTTTCTATGAACGATCTGGCAGATAAGGATACCCCATTAAAAACTTTATTCGAAGAAAAAAAAGTAATTGAAATTGAGCAAAAAATTAAAAACGCAACAGATACCAGCAAAAGGATTTTACTCCTGGAAGATTTCTTATTTAGTCTACTCAAAGAGCATATTAATATTCCAGACCTTGTAGCATCTACCATTGATAAAATATTACAGACCAACGGTGCACTGAGCATTAAAGACACACTTCAAAGCGACCCTGGAAAACGTAGATCATTGGAAAGAAAATTCACCACACTTGTAGGTACCAGTCCAAAACAATTGTGCAAAGCCATTCGTTTCCAAAAAACTTTAAAAGCACTATTAAACGACAACAAAACACTTACTGATATAGGATATGAAAGTGAATATTATGATCAGGCACACTTTATCAAAGACTTTAAAGATTTTACCGGGATAAGTCCCAAGCAGTTTTACACAGATAAAAATTTCACATTGTCTTCCCTCCTCTACTCCAAAGATTAG
- a CDS encoding B12-binding domain-containing radical SAM protein — translation MNKRKKVVLYNPKAVFFDMPLALLAIGSALDESKYEVIIVDGRMVNNAIKHLTPHLDDAVCFGTTVITGAPLTDAIKVSEEVKKLRSDLPIIWGGWHTSLFPLQPLDDKPFIDITVQGQGEVTFTELVSHLEEGKSLDGIKGISFRKAGNSHQNPPRAITDVNTFGRVNYDLIDVEAYFKKKNKRQFDYISSVGCFFRCSFCADPFVFQRKFSAISAEKMGSELSYYQEKYGFTDLNFQDETFFTYEKRIKGLSEEIVNRKLDFSWAATMRADQGQRLSPEVWELCKKAGLRRLLIGVESGSQEMMDWMKKDVKLTQVFYCADKCKELDIAVIFPFIVGFPGESDQSVSETVKVVKKLRAKSARFDTPIFYFKPYPGSAITKDVVANGYQLPQSTDEWSKFDYIGSSGPWVSREKEAFFENLKFYLKLAYLKEERKSLAPLRKLGQWRIQKDRFGFNIEKRIYDQFARPKLS, via the coding sequence ATGAACAAACGAAAAAAGGTCGTCTTATATAATCCAAAAGCAGTTTTCTTTGATATGCCCCTGGCTTTATTGGCTATTGGGTCAGCATTAGATGAAAGTAAATATGAGGTGATCATTGTGGATGGCAGAATGGTTAATAATGCCATTAAACATTTAACACCACATTTAGATGATGCGGTTTGTTTTGGCACTACGGTAATTACAGGCGCACCTTTGACAGATGCTATTAAGGTCTCGGAAGAAGTCAAAAAACTCCGTTCAGATCTACCCATTATCTGGGGAGGATGGCATACCTCTCTTTTTCCTTTACAACCATTAGATGACAAACCCTTTATAGATATTACGGTTCAGGGACAGGGTGAAGTAACCTTTACGGAATTGGTTTCTCATCTGGAGGAAGGAAAATCTCTAGATGGAATTAAAGGAATTTCGTTTAGAAAAGCAGGTAATTCCCATCAAAACCCTCCTCGTGCCATTACAGATGTAAATACTTTCGGTCGGGTCAATTATGATTTAATTGATGTAGAAGCCTACTTTAAAAAGAAAAACAAAAGACAGTTCGATTATATCTCATCGGTTGGATGCTTTTTTAGGTGTTCTTTTTGTGCAGATCCATTTGTTTTTCAAAGAAAGTTCTCTGCCATATCTGCTGAAAAAATGGGTTCCGAATTATCCTATTATCAAGAGAAATATGGCTTTACCGATCTAAACTTCCAGGATGAGACTTTCTTCACCTATGAAAAACGAATCAAAGGATTGTCTGAAGAAATTGTAAATCGCAAACTCGATTTCTCCTGGGCGGCTACCATGCGTGCAGATCAAGGGCAACGACTCTCTCCTGAAGTTTGGGAGTTATGTAAAAAAGCAGGTTTAAGGCGTCTCTTGATCGGTGTAGAATCCGGTTCTCAGGAAATGATGGACTGGATGAAAAAGGATGTCAAACTTACTCAGGTTTTTTACTGCGCAGACAAATGCAAGGAATTGGATATTGCCGTGATTTTCCCATTTATCGTAGGTTTTCCGGGCGAATCAGATCAAAGTGTATCGGAAACAGTAAAAGTGGTGAAAAAACTACGCGCAAAAAGTGCGAGGTTTGATACTCCCATCTTTTATTTCAAACCATATCCAGGATCTGCGATTACAAAAGATGTCGTTGCCAATGGATATCAACTTCCACAATCGACAGATGAATGGTCCAAATTTGACTATATCGGTTCATCCGGCCCGTGGGTAAGTAGGGAAAAAGAAGCCTTCTTTGAAAACTTAAAATTCTATTTAAAACTGGCGTATTTGAAAGAAGAACGAAAGAGTCTCGCTCCACTCAGAAAACTGGGACAATGGAGAATTCAAAAAGATCGATTCGGATTTAATATTGAAAAACGTATATACGATCAGTTCGCCCGACCGAAGTTGTCTTAG
- a CDS encoding VOC family protein, giving the protein MNSYIAIFEIPATDMTRAIKFYEEILDLKIEKMEFPGMEMGLLPYESQMVTGVIVKGEDYVPSSSGVTIYINGGDDLQVALNKVENNGGQIIIPKTPHADESGYFAIFIDSEGNKMGLHSPN; this is encoded by the coding sequence ATGAACAGCTACATTGCCATTTTTGAAATCCCAGCTACCGATATGACCCGGGCCATTAAATTTTACGAAGAAATTCTGGATTTAAAAATTGAGAAAATGGAATTCCCAGGAATGGAGATGGGACTTTTGCCTTACGAAAGTCAAATGGTCACCGGTGTTATCGTCAAAGGAGAAGATTATGTTCCTTCTTCAAGTGGTGTAACGATTTATATCAATGGTGGGGATGATCTTCAAGTTGCACTAAACAAAGTTGAAAACAATGGAGGTCAAATTATAATCCCTAAAACACCACATGCGGATGAAAGCGGATACTTCGCTATATTTATTGACTCTGAAGGAAATAAAATGGGATTGCACTCACCCAATTAA
- the rseP gene encoding RIP metalloprotease RseP, producing the protein MEEILIKALGLIMSLSILVVLHELGHFIPAKLFGVRVEKFYLFFDPWISLFKFKKGDTEYGIGWVPLGGYVKLSGMIDESMDTEQMAQDPQPWEFRTKPAWQRLIIMIGGVTVNVILGILIYAMILFTWGKAYLPANEAKYGVDVSPYMEEIGFKNGDRITAINNTPLADDITYHDIFLELLLDENIQSLQVDRNGQNIDIEIPGDFEAQILSRKEKNPFAERIPFVADSILPKSTAAKAGIQKGDAFLTVNGQPAEYFSDFVRQVGKHKGETVTIGLIRDQQLIKVPVEISENGKIGVGNTSATKFFNFETKTYTFFESLPAGYKEAENTVTNYVRQMKLLFTKEGASQIGGFGTIGNLFPASWDWQRFWGLTAFLSMVLAFMNILPIPALDGGHVMFLIYEMIAGRPPGEKFMEYAQMTGIIILVGLMVFANGNDLWSGISSFFESK; encoded by the coding sequence ATGGAAGAAATTCTGATTAAGGCTCTTGGACTCATCATGAGTCTATCCATCTTGGTAGTTTTACACGAATTAGGACACTTTATCCCAGCCAAATTATTTGGGGTAAGAGTTGAAAAATTTTACCTGTTCTTTGATCCCTGGATCTCACTTTTCAAATTCAAAAAAGGTGATACCGAATATGGTATTGGATGGGTACCACTGGGTGGATACGTAAAGCTATCCGGAATGATTGATGAATCTATGGATACCGAGCAAATGGCTCAAGATCCGCAACCATGGGAATTTAGAACAAAACCCGCATGGCAAAGATTAATCATCATGATTGGTGGAGTTACTGTGAATGTGATTCTGGGAATTTTGATCTACGCCATGATTCTTTTTACCTGGGGAAAAGCATACTTACCTGCCAATGAAGCTAAATATGGTGTAGATGTGAGTCCATATATGGAAGAAATTGGGTTTAAAAATGGAGATCGAATCACGGCTATCAATAACACACCACTTGCAGATGACATCACATATCACGATATCTTCTTAGAGCTATTGTTAGATGAAAATATCCAATCGTTACAGGTGGATCGCAATGGTCAAAACATAGACATTGAAATCCCAGGTGATTTTGAAGCACAGATACTTTCCAGAAAAGAAAAAAATCCTTTCGCTGAAAGAATTCCTTTTGTGGCTGACTCTATTTTGCCAAAATCTACTGCGGCTAAAGCCGGAATTCAAAAAGGTGATGCTTTCCTTACGGTAAACGGGCAACCCGCAGAATACTTCTCGGATTTCGTTAGACAGGTCGGAAAACACAAAGGAGAGACTGTAACCATTGGGTTAATCAGAGATCAACAACTAATCAAAGTCCCAGTCGAAATTTCAGAAAACGGAAAGATTGGTGTTGGAAATACCAGTGCGACAAAGTTTTTCAACTTTGAAACTAAAACGTACACCTTCTTTGAGTCTTTACCAGCTGGATATAAAGAAGCCGAAAACACAGTGACCAATTATGTGCGCCAAATGAAACTTCTATTCACCAAGGAAGGTGCTTCCCAAATTGGTGGTTTTGGTACCATTGGAAACCTATTTCCTGCTTCATGGGATTGGCAACGTTTCTGGGGGCTTACCGCATTTTTATCTATGGTATTGGCGTTTATGAATATTCTTCCGATCCCAGCCTTAGATGGTGGCCATGTGATGTTCTTAATCTACGAAATGATTGCTGGAAGACCTCCGGGTGAAAAATTCATGGAATATGCACAAATGACCGGAATTATTATTTTGGTAGGACTGATGGTATTTGCAAATGGGAACGATCTTTGGAGCGGCATCTCAAGTTTTTTTGAATCAAAATGA